The following proteins are encoded in a genomic region of Coffea eugenioides isolate CCC68of chromosome 6, Ceug_1.0, whole genome shotgun sequence:
- the LOC113773876 gene encoding uncharacterized protein LOC113773876 — translation MTSRLASKLFVDEVMKVPSMTVHELMTKVTEALNVDFSLKQGYKTLRKVRDTIHGSHDKQYTMLETFCVKLRRANPGSTVFVETYIDEDGVSRFRRLYMCLEPIKRGFLAGCRKWIGLDGCFLKGPYGGRLLSAIGMDGDNKMFPLAMSVVGVENYDNWIQAVKDKLPQAEHGCCVQHLYTNFKQMHRGLVLKDRLWRCTRASYITRYKAEMEMIKLESKDAYAWLDEKDPNTWSRAYFKTGLDCDILVNNMCESFNSVILKARSLPIIGMLQTIYLYLLKRMEKNRETMSKHEG, via the exons ATGACATCTAGGTTGGCTAGCAAACTATTTGTTGATGAGGTAATGAAAGTGCCATCTATGACAGTGCATGAGTTGATGACCAAAGTAACTGAGGCGTTAAATGTTGATTTCAGCCTTAAGCAAGGGTATAAAACACTTAGAAAAGTGAGAGACACTATTCATGGATCCCATGACAAACAGTACACCATGTTGGAAACATTTTGTGTTAAATTGAGGAGGGCAAATCCGGGATCTACTGTATTTGTTGAGACTTATATAGATGAAGATGGTGTTTCTAGGTTTAGAAGGCTGTAtatgtgcttagaaccaataaAGAGAGGTTTTTTAGCTGGTTGTAGAAAATGGATTGGGTTAGATGGTTGCTTCCTAAAAGGTCCATATGGTGGGCGGCTTTTATCAGCAATTGGAATGGACGGTGATAACAAAATGTTTCCATTGGCAATGTCAGTTGTTGGGGTAGAGAATTATGATAACTGGA TTCAGGCTGTTAAGGACAAACTTCCACAAGCGGAGCATGGGTGTTGTGTCCAACACCTTTACACTAACTTCAAGCAAATGCATAGAGGTCTTGTTCTTAAAGATAGGCTTTGGAGATGTACTAGGGCTTCATATATAACTCGGTACAAAGCAGAAATGGAGATGATAAAGCTAGAATCAAAGGATGCATATGCATGGTTGGATGAAAAGGACCCCAATACTTGGTCTAGGGCTTATTTCAAGACTGGATTGGATTGCGATATATTGGTTAATAATATGTGTGAATCTTTTAATTCAGTTATTTTAAAGGCACGATCACTGCCTATCATAGGCATGTTGCAAactatttacttatatttgttGAAGAGAATGGAGAAGAATAGAGAGACAATGTCTAAGCATGAAGGTTAA